The Ananas comosus cultivar F153 linkage group 7, ASM154086v1, whole genome shotgun sequence genome has a window encoding:
- the LOC109713390 gene encoding probable prolyl 4-hydroxylase 9, whose amino-acid sequence MIPFSAAPTKENKGRSLWLLLVRAKLGLPVVVLSCSIFFLVGFFGATLLSQDASEEALPRERLTEVNGEVESEWPAMPYGDTGDPRPILIPFQVLSWKPRALYFPQFATAEQCQTVVKIAKSRLAPSTLALRKGETEQTTKGIRTSSGTFLSAADDPSGALGQIEEKIARATMIPRENGEAFNVLRYEIGQRYASHYDAFNPAEYGPQKSQRVASFLLYLSDVEEGGETMFPFENGANMDIGYDYEKCIGLRVKPRKGDGLLFYSLFLNGTIDPMSLHGSCPVIKGEKWVATKWLRDKSRDMM is encoded by the exons atgatcCCCTTCTCCGCGGCGCCCACGAAGGAGAACAAGGGTCGATCGCTGTGGCTCCTCCTCGTGCGCGCGAAGCTTGGGCTCCCTGTCGTTGTCCTCtcctgctccatcttcttcctcgtcgGCTTCTTCGGAGCCACGCTGCTATCGCAG GATGCTTCGGAGGAGGCTTTGCCGCGAGAGAGGTTGACGGAAGTGAACGGGGAAGTGGAGTCCGAGTGGCCCGCGATGCCCTACGGGGATACGGGGGATCCTCGCCCTATTTTGATTCCTTTCCAG GTCTTGAGCTGGAAGCCTCGTGCATTATATTTTCCACAATTTGCCACTGCCGAACAGTGCCAAACTGTAGTAAAAATTGCTAAATCAAGACTTGCACCGTCAACATTGGCTTTACGGAAGGGAGAAACAGAACAGACTACTAAGGGAATAAGAACAAG TTCAGGAACATTTCTCAGTGCCGCTGACGATCCAAGTGGAGCTTTGGGACAAATTGAAGAGAAGATAGCCAGGGCTACAATGATACCAAGAGAGAATGGAGAG GCATTCAATGTTCTACGCTATGAGATCGGGCAGCGGTATGCTTCTCACTATGACGCATTCAACCCAGCTGAATATGGCCCTCAGAAGAGCCAAAGG GTAGCTTCTTTTTTACTGTATCTTTCGGATGttgaggaaggaggagaaacCATGTTTCCTTTTGAG AATGGCGCGAACATGGATATTGGTTATGATTACGAGAAGTGCATTGGTTTGAGAGTAAAACCACGAAAAGGCGACGGCCTATTATTCTATTCCCTCTTCCTTAATGGCACAATTGACCCG ATGTCGCTTCATGGTAGCTGTCCggtgatcaagggggagaagtGGGTAGCAACAAAGTGGCTTCGAGATAAAAGCCGCGACATGATGTAG
- the LOC109712307 gene encoding uncharacterized protein LOC109712307 yields the protein MEASSGDSPIAATSEKFPDLEKKESDLEAPITTGGSGRKSSGSKETGHSILNSVNKSTFQIKKPTHRRSASPINWFPRKKADSYLKRKIKHLQEVGGMNLSLDETLGSANPHYTRIAREKIAAREAARKAMKARKAAMVEASWCRILQAARIQSKEAEEVLEKAKLHAAEAFEAARAMGVMMYDKPDCPRQPCEVVTSAAVGGRSTHKISASFETAFEVDKEVAAAVKKAFIWLANCPSSSNKEEFKDLLWKISQNPDSNETGEDLTDPQSEVELELVHKMLDRLKRLHEDELSSLAVVVATCGLNAALLEVESGKDHDLGPVNSLSVGFLGTSTRRFSNVQGFLEENLQKKEAVTEVPSLDKFLVKHVSRLQREVEEARKVKKSDSKLENERSRGSNVTIAECASDLGSVLVKHVSKLEREIQEAKKNIHKDNPRPEGGKCMESNDIEGVNAENQGAESNNVASESTGSCEDRKKHELLAGHRNAQAYSHGGILEDKENIVLDQVNKRLSRVERAKNEVLKTFSSINNNGGEEAQFAGLDKILVKPVCRLEKEKMQRLENVSNFKSQKCEKRQGNEAIPLESLDKILVKHVSRLEREKMAFRGNDDSITIKKREKESKEKGVVESLGEILVKHQSKLEKAKLAASEQLGDDFQNGKTRKEARERELLEAWGGLSLGNSIKPHLSRIERDKAAWRRAEEEQMHAMGV from the exons ATGGAGGCGAGCTCCGGTGACTCCCCCATTGCGGCAACGAGTGAAAAGTTTCCGGATTTGGAGAAGAAAGAATCGGATCTCGAAGCGCCGATAACAACAGGGGGAAGCGGTAGAAAG AGTTCAGGATCAAAAGAGACCGGTCATTCAATTCTAAACTCTGTAAATAAATCAACATTCCAAATAAAGAAACCCACGCATCGGAGAAGTGCTTCTCCAATCAACTGGTTTCCTCGAAAAAAGGCAGATTCATacttaaagagaaaaataaagcatCTCCAG GAAGTTGGAGGGATGAACTTGTCTCTTGATGAAACTCTTGGTAGTGCTAACCCTCACTATACCAGAATAGCAAGGGAGAAAATTGCAGCTAGAGAAGCTGCAAGGAAAGCTATGAAAGCTCGTAAAGCTGCAATGGTTGAAGCCTCTTGGTGTCGAATTCTTCAAGCAGCCAG GATCCAAAGCAAAGAAGCGGAGGAAGTGTTGGAGAAAGCTAAACTCCATGCAGCAGAAGCCTTTGAAGCAGCAAGAGCTATGGGTGTGATGATGTATGATAAGCCAGACTGTCCTAGGCAACCATGTGAAGTAGTAACATCCGCAGCTGTTGGAGGGCGATCTACTCACAAAATAAGTGCTTCTTTTGAAACTGCTTTCGAGGTAGACAAGGAAGTCGCAGCAGCAGTTAAGAAAGCATTTATCTGGCTCGCCAATTGCCCCTCCTCTTCAAACAAAGAGGAATTCAAAGACTTGCTATGGAAAATCAGTCAGAATCCTGATTCTAATGAAACTGGCGAGGATTTAACTGATCCTCAAAGTGAAGTGGAATTGGAACTTGTTCATAAAATGCTTGATAGGCTTAAACGTCTGCACGAAGATGAGCTTTCGTCTCTAGCTGTTGTTGTTGCTACCTGTGGTCTAAATGCTGCTCTTCTTGAAGTAGAATCTGGAAAAGACCATGATCTTGGACCAGTTAACAGTTTGAGTGTGGGCTTCCTAGGAACATCGACGAGAAGATTTTCTAATGTTCAAGGATTTTTAGAGGAAAATTTGCAGAAGAAAGAAGCTGTGACAGAAGTTCCAAGTCTTGATAAGTTCTTGGTGAAGCATGTCTCTAGACTTCAAAGGGAAGTTGAAGAAGCAAGGAAAGTAAAGAAAAGTGATTCTAAATTGGAAAACGAGAGATCTAGGGGTAGCAATGTAACAATTGCTGAATGTGCTTCTGACTTGGGAAGTGTTCTTGTAAAGCATGTCTCTAAACTCGAAAGGGAGATCCAAGAAGCCAAGAAGAACATCCACAAGGACAACCCTCGACCAGAAGGTGGAAAATGTATGGAGTCGAATGATATTGAAGGTGTCAATGCTGAAAATCAAGGGGCTGAATCGAATAATGTTGCATCCGAGTCCACAGGATCATGCGAGGACAGAAAAAAGCATGAGTTGTTGGCAGGGCATAGAAATGCTCAAGCCTATTCTCACGGTGGTATTCTAGAAGACAAAGAGAACATTGTTTTAGATCAAGTGAATAAAAGGTTATCTCGAGTTGAAAGAGCTAAAAATGAAGTACTCAAAACATTCTCATCAATTAATAACAATGGAGGTGAGGAGGCACAATTCGCGGGCCTTGATAAGATTTTAGTTAAGCCAGTTTGCAGGTTGGAGAAGGAAAAGATGCAACGTTTGGAAAATGTAAGCAATTTTAAATCCCAAAAATGTGAGAAAAGGCAAGGAAACGAAGCGATACCATTAGAGAGCTTAGATAAGATACTTGTAAAACATGTCTCTAGACTTGAGAGGGAGAAAATGGCATTCCGGGGAAATGATGATTCAATTACtataaagaaaagagaaaaggaaagtaAAGAAAAAGGTGTGGTGGAGAGTCTGGGTGAGATCTTAGTTAAGCATCAGTCGAAACTTGAGAAAGCTAAGTTGGCTGCATCTGAGCAACTAGGAGATGATTTTCAAAATGGAAAAACTCGAAAAGAAGCAAGAGAGAGGGAGTTGCTAGAAGCTTGGGGAGGATTGAGCTTGGGGAATTCTATAAAGCCTCATCTCTCTAGGATTGAGAGAGATAAG gCTGCATGGAGGAGGGCTGAGGAAGAGCAAATGCATGCTATGGGAGTTTAG